The following are encoded together in the Methylomonas methanica MC09 genome:
- the xrtA gene encoding exosortase A, producing the protein MLKFGVLPVYWQRPLWVLLSLTLIFGVVFWQSWQSIVSIWSRSDTFAHGYLVLPASLWLIWSRKEQYAKLQPKPSYLGILSLLFCGFVWLAAEMTKVLVVEQFALVGMLVCLIWSVLGNKVAGSMLFPLFFLFLMVPFGEDFVPFLMEYTASFVVFMLRLTGISVYREGLHFTLTSGSWSVIEACSGIRYLIASITLGLLYAYLHYSSYVKRSVFILASILVPILANGLRAYMIVMIGHLSDMKLATGVDHIIYGWVFFGLVMLLLFYIGSFAQDPPVIAIPQSKPEEVVPATRDTGWLVIGVITSVCVLMWPMVAAELHSRQAIEATIPGALSQSLQTEAVAAPVWQWEPKFNGAMAIEKRFVDEGGQTVGIYFANFGDESKGGELINSQNTLISHGQTGWWGVEDSLLSIEGASVSWRVQEKVIANQQVYLLIMRWYRVGGVNTANRYYAKWLQLLKRLSGDASPEIMVVVYTQTPQGDYRQARERLQKVALACCN; encoded by the coding sequence ATGTTGAAATTCGGCGTTCTGCCCGTGTATTGGCAAAGGCCGTTATGGGTTCTGTTGTCGCTCACCCTGATCTTTGGGGTGGTGTTTTGGCAGAGTTGGCAATCGATAGTAAGTATTTGGTCTCGTTCGGATACCTTCGCCCATGGTTATTTAGTGTTGCCCGCCAGTTTATGGCTGATCTGGTCGAGGAAGGAGCAATACGCAAAACTACAGCCAAAGCCAAGTTATCTTGGAATATTGAGTCTGCTGTTTTGCGGGTTTGTCTGGTTAGCGGCGGAAATGACCAAGGTGCTGGTGGTTGAGCAGTTTGCTCTGGTCGGCATGCTGGTTTGTTTGATATGGAGTGTACTCGGTAATAAAGTGGCCGGAAGCATGTTGTTTCCGTTATTTTTTTTATTCCTGATGGTGCCGTTTGGCGAAGATTTCGTGCCGTTCCTAATGGAATACACCGCCAGTTTTGTCGTGTTTATGCTGCGGTTAACAGGTATCAGTGTCTATAGAGAGGGTCTGCATTTTACTTTAACTTCCGGTAGCTGGTCGGTTATCGAAGCCTGTAGCGGTATTCGTTATTTAATTGCGTCGATTACCTTGGGTTTGCTATACGCGTATTTGCATTACAGCAGTTATGTTAAGCGTTCGGTTTTTATTTTGGCATCCATTCTGGTGCCGATTTTGGCTAACGGCTTACGCGCATACATGATAGTGATGATAGGGCATTTAAGTGATATGAAATTGGCGACGGGTGTTGATCATATTATTTATGGCTGGGTGTTTTTTGGATTAGTCATGTTGTTGTTGTTTTATATCGGCTCCTTTGCGCAGGATCCGCCGGTAATTGCTATACCTCAATCGAAGCCGGAGGAAGTTGTCCCGGCAACTCGGGATACTGGTTGGCTGGTGATAGGCGTGATTACGTCCGTATGCGTGTTGATGTGGCCGATGGTTGCAGCTGAACTGCATTCCAGGCAGGCAATCGAAGCAACGATACCCGGCGCCTTGTCGCAAAGTTTGCAAACTGAAGCCGTTGCTGCCCCGGTTTGGCAATGGGAGCCGAAGTTTAACGGCGCAATGGCAATCGAAAAGCGTTTTGTCGATGAGGGCGGTCAGACCGTTGGCATATATTTCGCTAACTTTGGCGATGAGTCTAAGGGTGGGGAGTTGATCAATTCGCAAAACACACTGATTAGCCACGGCCAAACCGGTTGGTGGGGAGTGGAAGATTCCCTCTTATCGATAGAAGGGGCTTCGGTCTCATGGCGCGTGCAAGAGAAGGTAATAGCTAATCAACAAGTTTATTTGTTGATTATGCGATGGTATCGAGTAGGCGGCGTTAATACCGCAAATCGATATTACGCCAAGTGGTTGCAATTGCTCAAGCGCTTGAGTGGCGACGCCTCTCCGGAAATTATGGTGGTTGTTTATACCCAAACGCCGCAAGGCGATTACCGTCAGGCCAGAGAAAGATTGCAAAAAGTTGCCTTGGCCTGTTGCAATTGA
- a CDS encoding mannose-1-phosphate guanylyltransferase/mannose-6-phosphate isomerase codes for MIPVVLSGGSGTRLWPLSRGQYPKQFLPLVSGKTMIQETLLRLGGVSGLQPPIAVCNEDHRFMMAEQLWEIGCKPAAIILEPVGKNTAPAVAMAALSASSPDDVLLILPADHVIADTAAFHKAIAKAENLAQRDLLVTFGIVANAPETGYGYIKAGTEVVGDGFKVAAFVEKPDAETAQTYLDSGDYFWNSGMFAFKAGVFLHELEKFNPQMLNVCREALAAAKTDLDFTRLDRAIFSTCPADSIDYAVMEKTARAAVIPLDAGWNDVGSWSALWDVTGKDQSGNAIKGDVLTIDTINSYVHSSNKLVAVIGVQDLVVVETDDAVMVASKDRVQDVKAIVDQLKALKRDEAQVHRKVYRPWGHYDLVDAGDRHHTKRIVVKPGAKLSVQKHHHRAEHWVVVKGTAWVTKDGKQVLVTENESIYIPVGVVHSLENPGVIPLEMVEVQSGSYLGEDDIVRFQDNYGRI; via the coding sequence ATGATACCCGTTGTACTTTCAGGAGGTTCCGGAACACGATTATGGCCTTTGTCGCGCGGCCAATATCCCAAGCAGTTTTTACCGTTGGTTTCCGGTAAAACCATGATTCAGGAAACGTTGTTAAGGTTAGGCGGTGTTTCCGGGTTGCAGCCGCCCATAGCCGTATGCAATGAGGATCACCGTTTCATGATGGCCGAGCAGTTGTGGGAAATCGGTTGTAAGCCGGCGGCGATTATTTTAGAACCGGTGGGTAAAAATACAGCGCCCGCAGTCGCCATGGCAGCCCTAAGCGCATCCTCGCCGGACGATGTGCTTTTGATATTGCCTGCCGATCATGTGATCGCCGATACCGCGGCATTTCACAAAGCCATTGCCAAAGCCGAAAATCTTGCGCAGCGGGACTTGCTGGTAACATTCGGCATCGTTGCCAACGCGCCCGAAACCGGTTATGGCTATATCAAAGCCGGCACGGAGGTGGTGGGCGATGGCTTTAAGGTGGCCGCTTTCGTGGAAAAGCCGGATGCGGAAACCGCACAAACCTATCTGGATAGCGGCGATTATTTTTGGAACAGCGGTATGTTTGCCTTTAAGGCCGGCGTTTTTTTGCATGAATTGGAAAAATTCAATCCGCAAATGCTGAACGTATGCCGGGAAGCATTGGCGGCGGCTAAAACCGATCTGGATTTTACCCGTTTGGATAGGGCTATTTTTTCCACTTGCCCGGCCGATTCTATCGATTATGCCGTGATGGAAAAGACCGCTAGAGCCGCGGTTATCCCATTGGATGCCGGTTGGAACGATGTAGGCTCCTGGTCGGCCTTGTGGGACGTTACAGGCAAAGACCAGTCCGGCAATGCCATTAAAGGCGACGTATTGACCATTGATACCATCAATTCCTATGTGCACTCCAGCAACAAGCTGGTGGCTGTGATTGGTGTGCAGGATTTGGTAGTGGTGGAAACAGACGATGCTGTGATGGTGGCATCTAAGGATCGGGTACAGGATGTGAAAGCCATCGTTGATCAATTAAAAGCCTTGAAACGAGACGAAGCGCAAGTGCATCGAAAAGTCTATCGGCCCTGGGGGCACTACGACTTGGTTGATGCCGGCGATCGCCACCACACCAAGCGTATCGTGGTAAAGCCGGGAGCCAAGTTATCGGTGCAAAAACATCACCACCGTGCCGAGCATTGGGTGGTGGTTAAAGGCACCGCATGGGTTACCAAAGATGGCAAACAGGTTCTGGTGACGGAGAATGAATCGATTTACATCCCGGTTGGTGTGGTACACAGTCTGGAAAACCCGGGTGTGATTCCGCTGGAGATGGTCGAAGTACAGTCCGGTAGCTATCTGGGTGAAGACGATATCGTGCGTTTTCAGGATAACTATGGGCGGATTTAA
- the corA gene encoding magnesium/cobalt transporter CorA — translation MPLQTVQDLLKKHRLVESMVQNQPLPRRKLVISLVQKQHMAELNTLLEKLTPLEIGQILSAVSLEDARLVWEKIDETRQDDVLWEISDTLREQLVGDREPHCGEGQMSAFELVEGRLSKVSITCRHDLLSVNPIWIDLLAPTKAQRTLIGQHYNLELPAPDDLTDLEASARFYVEQNEIHIHSDFLLDREGESRSVPVAFVLRGNILFSIRSEELPVFRLQRLRARTQPGFVTDCKDMLLDLYGAEAEYSADSLEDIYTELEAVSKKVLSQNVSDEDAEQILAAIAEEEDLNGRIRRNMLDTQRAVSFLVRRKLLSPAQLDDAQQILRDIESLNSHTAFLFDKINFLMDATVGFININQNKVIKIFSVASVAMLPPTLIASIYGMNFEYMPELDWMLGYPFALSMMAFSILLPYLFFRRKGWLR, via the coding sequence TTGCCTTTACAAACTGTCCAGGATTTACTGAAAAAGCATCGGCTGGTGGAAAGTATGGTGCAAAATCAGCCGCTGCCGCGCCGCAAACTGGTCATATCGCTGGTGCAAAAACAGCATATGGCCGAGTTGAATACCCTGCTGGAGAAGCTGACACCCTTAGAAATCGGGCAAATTTTATCGGCCGTGAGCCTGGAAGATGCCCGGTTGGTGTGGGAGAAAATTGACGAAACACGACAGGACGACGTGCTATGGGAAATTTCCGACACGCTACGCGAGCAACTGGTTGGCGACCGGGAGCCGCATTGCGGCGAAGGGCAAATGAGTGCCTTCGAGCTCGTGGAAGGCCGTTTATCTAAAGTTTCCATCACCTGCCGCCACGACTTGCTGTCCGTTAATCCTATCTGGATCGATCTTCTGGCACCTACCAAGGCCCAGCGAACCCTGATCGGCCAGCATTATAATCTGGAGTTGCCGGCCCCGGACGATTTGACGGATCTGGAAGCCAGCGCCCGGTTTTATGTCGAGCAAAACGAAATCCATATCCATTCCGATTTCCTGCTGGACAGGGAAGGCGAGTCACGCAGCGTGCCGGTAGCGTTTGTGCTGCGCGGCAATATATTGTTTTCGATCAGAAGCGAAGAATTACCGGTTTTTCGGCTGCAGCGGCTGCGTGCCAGAACCCAGCCGGGGTTTGTCACGGACTGCAAAGACATGCTGTTGGATTTGTACGGTGCCGAGGCCGAATATTCCGCCGATTCGCTGGAAGATATCTATACCGAGCTGGAAGCGGTCAGTAAAAAGGTTTTAAGCCAGAATGTCAGCGATGAGGATGCGGAGCAAATTCTGGCGGCGATTGCCGAAGAGGAGGATCTGAACGGCCGCATTCGCCGCAATATGTTGGACACGCAGCGGGCGGTATCGTTTTTAGTGCGGCGTAAATTGCTTTCTCCGGCGCAGTTGGACGATGCTCAACAGATTTTACGCGACATTGAATCATTGAACAGTCACACCGCGTTTCTATTCGACAAAATCAACTTTTTGATGGATGCCACGGTCGGTTTCATCAATATCAACCAAAACAAAGTTATCAAGATTTTCTCGGTAGCGTCTGTTGCTATGTTACCGCCCACCTTGATCGCCAGCATTTACGGCATGAACTTCGAATATATGCCGGAATTGGACTGGATGCTGGGTTATCCGTTTGCCTTGTCGATGATGGCGTTTTCGATTTTGTTGCCTTATTTGTTTTTCCGCCGCAAGGGTTGGCTCAGGTGA
- a CDS encoding SUF system Fe-S cluster assembly regulator, translated as MLKLSKLTDYATVILSVIAKDPHRLHDALHLAEVTGIALPTVSKILKILAKAGLLSSMRGAKGGYALAREPEKITVAMVIGALEGPIALTECSVSHKGCDQASGCRIQGNWHLINQKIAHALESVTLADMILPFKQPVEVSIPLSRLYR; from the coding sequence ATGTTAAAGCTAAGTAAGTTAACCGATTATGCGACGGTGATATTGAGTGTGATTGCCAAAGACCCGCATCGTTTGCACGATGCGTTGCATTTGGCCGAAGTCACCGGTATCGCCTTGCCGACCGTCAGCAAGATTTTAAAAATCCTGGCCAAGGCGGGATTGTTATCGTCCATGCGGGGTGCCAAGGGCGGTTATGCTCTGGCGCGCGAGCCGGAAAAAATCACGGTAGCCATGGTCATCGGTGCTTTGGAAGGGCCGATCGCCTTGACCGAATGTTCGGTGTCGCATAAAGGCTGCGATCAAGCCAGCGGCTGCCGGATCCAGGGCAACTGGCATCTGATTAATCAAAAGATTGCCCATGCATTGGAATCCGTGACCTTGGCCGACATGATCCTGCCTTTCAAGCAGCCGGTGGAAGTCAGTATCCCTCTCAGCCGTTTATACCGTTAA
- the sufB gene encoding Fe-S cluster assembly protein SufB: MSATAQEINQLISKEYKPGFVTDLEVDTFPAGLDEDVIRKLSLVKNEPEFMLEYRLKAFRHWQTMPSPNWAQLKIDPIDYQAISYYSAPKSKKDGPKSLDEVDPQLLDTYKKLGIPLDEQERLAGIAVDAVFDSVSVATTFKGKLKEAGVIFCPISEALRDYPELVRQYLGTVVPPGDNFFAALNSAVFTDGSFVYIPKGVRCPMELSTYFRINAANTGQFERTLIIADEGSHVSYLEGCTAPMRDENQLHAAVVELVALDNAQIKYSTVQNWYPGDKDGKGGIYNFVTKRAECRGHKSKVSWTQVETGSAITWKYPSCVLLGDDSVGEFYSVALTNNLQQADTGTKMIHIGKNTRSTIVSKGISAGRAQNTYRGLVKVAKSASNARNHTQCDSLLVGDKCGAHTFPYVEVKQPSAQVEHEATTSKISEDQLFFCQQRGLSAEDAVSMIVNGFCKEVFKELPMEFAVEAQALLGISLEGAVG; the protein is encoded by the coding sequence ATGTCCGCGACCGCACAAGAAATCAATCAGTTGATCAGCAAAGAATACAAGCCGGGTTTTGTTACCGATCTGGAGGTGGACACCTTTCCGGCGGGTCTGGACGAGGATGTGATCCGTAAACTGTCGTTGGTGAAAAACGAACCGGAATTCATGCTGGAATATCGCCTGAAAGCTTTTCGGCATTGGCAGACCATGCCGTCGCCGAACTGGGCGCAGTTAAAGATCGATCCCATCGATTATCAAGCCATCAGCTATTACTCGGCACCCAAATCGAAAAAAGACGGCCCGAAAAGTCTGGATGAAGTCGATCCGCAATTGCTGGATACCTACAAAAAACTGGGTATCCCACTGGATGAACAGGAGCGTCTGGCCGGTATTGCAGTGGATGCGGTGTTCGACAGCGTTTCGGTGGCGACCACCTTTAAGGGCAAATTGAAGGAAGCCGGGGTGATTTTCTGCCCTATTTCCGAAGCCTTGCGCGATTATCCCGAGCTGGTCCGGCAGTACCTGGGTACCGTAGTGCCGCCCGGCGACAACTTCTTCGCCGCCTTGAATTCGGCGGTATTTACCGATGGCTCCTTCGTCTACATCCCAAAAGGCGTGCGCTGCCCGATGGAATTGTCGACTTATTTCCGCATCAACGCCGCCAACACCGGCCAGTTCGAGCGTACCTTGATCATTGCCGACGAAGGCTCGCACGTATCGTATCTGGAAGGCTGTACCGCGCCGATGCGCGACGAAAACCAATTGCATGCGGCGGTGGTGGAACTGGTGGCGCTGGACAATGCGCAGATCAAATACTCCACGGTGCAAAACTGGTATCCCGGCGACAAGGACGGCAAGGGCGGTATTTACAACTTCGTCACCAAGCGCGCCGAATGTCGCGGGCATAAATCCAAAGTGTCCTGGACCCAAGTCGAGACCGGTTCGGCCATTACCTGGAAATACCCCAGCTGCGTGCTGTTGGGCGACGATTCGGTCGGCGAATTTTATTCGGTTGCACTAACCAACAACCTGCAACAAGCCGATACCGGCACCAAGATGATACACATCGGCAAAAACACCCGTAGCACCATTGTATCGAAAGGTATTTCCGCCGGCCGCGCGCAAAACACATATCGCGGTTTGGTGAAAGTGGCCAAATCCGCCAGCAACGCCCGCAACCATACCCAATGCGATTCACTGCTGGTCGGCGACAAATGCGGCGCGCATACTTTTCCGTATGTTGAGGTAAAGCAGCCTTCAGCGCAGGTTGAGCACGAGGCCACGACGTCTAAAATTAGCGAAGACCAGTTGTTCTTCTGCCAGCAACGCGGCTTGTCCGCCGAAGATGCGGTGTCTATGATTGTGAATGGGTTTTGTAAAGAAGTGTTTAAGGAATTGCCGATGGAGTTTGCGGTGGAGGCGCAGGCGTTGTTGGGGATTAGTCTTGAGGGTGCGGTTGGATAA
- the sufC gene encoding Fe-S cluster assembly ATPase SufC has protein sequence MLSIKNLHVSINDKPILKGLTLDINPGEVHAIMGPNGAGKSTLSHVLSGKAGYTVTEGSVSYQGKDLLELAPEIRAREGVFLAFQYPVEIPGVSNIYLLKAALNAMRKYHGLPEVDAMDFLSLVKDKVKLLQMDEKFLYRAVNEGFSGGEKKRNEILQAAVLEPKLCILDETDSGLDIDALRIVAEGVNSLRSPERSFLMITHYQRLLDYIKPDVVHVLAEGRIVKSGGPELALELEEKGYSWLEGQAA, from the coding sequence ATGCTCAGCATAAAAAATCTCCACGTATCCATTAATGACAAACCCATCCTCAAAGGCCTGACCCTGGACATCAATCCAGGCGAAGTCCACGCCATCATGGGCCCCAACGGCGCAGGCAAAAGCACCTTGTCGCACGTGCTTTCCGGCAAGGCCGGTTACACCGTTACCGAAGGCAGCGTTAGCTATCAAGGCAAAGACTTGCTGGAACTGGCACCGGAAATCCGTGCAAGAGAAGGGGTGTTTCTGGCGTTTCAATACCCGGTGGAAATTCCCGGGGTCAGCAATATCTATCTGCTGAAAGCCGCGCTGAATGCGATGCGGAAGTATCACGGTCTGCCGGAAGTGGATGCCATGGATTTTCTGAGCTTGGTTAAAGATAAGGTCAAATTGCTGCAGATGGACGAAAAATTCTTGTACCGCGCCGTCAATGAAGGTTTTTCCGGCGGTGAAAAGAAGCGTAACGAGATTCTGCAGGCGGCGGTGTTGGAACCGAAGTTATGCATCTTGGATGAAACCGATTCCGGCCTGGATATCGACGCCTTGCGCATCGTCGCCGAGGGTGTGAACTCCCTGCGTTCGCCGGAACGTTCGTTTTTGATGATTACTCATTACCAGCGTTTGCTGGATTACATCAAACCGGATGTGGTGCACGTGCTGGCGGAAGGCCGTATCGTCAAATCCGGCGGCCCGGAGCTGGCGCTGGAATTGGAAGAAAAAGGATACAGCTGGCTGGAAGGGCAGGCGGCATGA
- the sufD gene encoding Fe-S cluster assembly protein SufD codes for MAAEQSAYAYLAAYPAIAAQLPGGDLPWLQQFRSEGLKAFETHGFPNPRDEEWRYTNLAVLNKTLFAPSDNQDVDADWLAAYRLENAWSVVLVNGRFSAALSRLSGLPAAVSVQSVSTALRNNPSVLETRLGKAVGNDEHSLVAFNSAWFADGVVIEIAANQRLAKPLQIVHVVTSPDALAASRNLFVLEQGAEAEIVETYIGSAASYFSAAVNECFLEQNAGLTLSKMQVEADKACHFGGTYVKQAHHSRLLHHNFAFGGLLARTDIHSDLDLASECRVNGLYLGANRQHIDNHTRINHLKPQGISREFYKGVLDNRARGVFQGRVIVVEDAQQTDSEMNNRNLLLSADAEVDTKPQLEIYADDVKCSHGVTVGQLEDKSVFYLQSRGVDEESARNILTFAFANEMVDKVENPELKSVLLEQLLARFPAMSL; via the coding sequence ATGGCGGCGGAACAATCGGCTTATGCCTATCTGGCAGCGTATCCCGCTATTGCAGCCCAGCTGCCGGGCGGCGATTTGCCTTGGTTGCAGCAGTTTCGCAGCGAAGGTTTAAAAGCGTTCGAAACCCACGGCTTTCCGAACCCGCGCGACGAAGAATGGCGCTATACCAATCTGGCGGTTTTAAATAAAACCTTGTTCGCCCCCAGCGACAATCAGGATGTCGATGCCGATTGGCTGGCAGCGTATCGGTTGGAAAATGCCTGGAGCGTGGTGCTGGTTAACGGCCGGTTTTCGGCAGCCTTGTCGCGTCTGTCCGGCTTGCCCGCCGCAGTTTCGGTGCAAAGCGTTAGCACCGCGTTACGCAACAATCCCTCGGTTTTGGAAACACGTTTGGGTAAAGCGGTCGGTAACGACGAACATAGCCTGGTGGCGTTTAACAGCGCCTGGTTTGCCGACGGCGTGGTGATTGAAATCGCCGCCAACCAGCGCTTGGCTAAACCGCTGCAGATAGTGCATGTGGTGACATCGCCGGATGCTTTGGCAGCATCCCGGAATCTGTTTGTGCTTGAACAAGGCGCGGAAGCGGAAATTGTCGAAACTTATATCGGCAGCGCGGCCAGTTATTTTTCCGCGGCTGTGAACGAATGCTTTTTGGAACAGAATGCCGGTTTGACGCTGTCTAAAATGCAAGTTGAAGCGGACAAAGCCTGCCATTTCGGCGGTACCTACGTCAAACAGGCGCACCATAGCCGGCTGCTGCATCACAATTTCGCCTTTGGCGGCCTGCTGGCGCGCACCGATATTCACAGCGATTTGGATCTGGCGTCGGAATGCCGGGTGAACGGTTTATATTTGGGTGCTAACCGGCAACATATCGATAACCACACCCGTATCAACCACCTCAAACCACAAGGGATCAGCCGCGAGTTTTACAAAGGCGTGCTGGATAACCGGGCGCGTGGTGTGTTTCAGGGGCGGGTGATCGTAGTCGAAGATGCGCAGCAGACCGATTCGGAAATGAATAACCGCAATCTGTTGCTGTCCGCCGATGCGGAAGTGGATACCAAACCGCAGCTGGAAATTTATGCCGACGACGTAAAATGTTCGCACGGCGTAACGGTTGGCCAGTTGGAAGACAAGTCGGTGTTTTATTTGCAATCGCGCGGCGTGGATGAAGAGTCGGCCAGAAATATCCTGACATTCGCATTCGCCAATGAAATGGTCGATAAGGTGGAAAACCCCGAGCTGAAAAGCGTATTGCTGGAACAGTTATTGGCGCGGTTTCCGGCCATGAGCTTATAA
- a CDS encoding Uma2 family endonuclease, producing the protein MVAVFPQKHLTDIAEWRRMGEAGIFPPDSRMELIEGEILHMAPIGFNHAGHVARLIHALAPLIQARAIINAQNPIQLNELSEPEPDFLLLRPEPNFYTTRHPSAADVLLLVEVSDSTLRFDRTQKLRLYANHNIPEYWIVNLIDNCLEVCRQPQDGDYLQKIVLGKSDSLNLVALPEVRIEVAAIL; encoded by the coding sequence ATGGTTGCCGTCTTTCCGCAAAAACATCTCACGGACATCGCCGAGTGGCGCCGCATGGGCGAAGCCGGGATTTTTCCGCCCGACAGTCGCATGGAACTCATCGAAGGAGAGATATTACACATGGCACCAATAGGATTTAATCATGCAGGGCATGTAGCCCGCTTAATTCATGCGCTTGCGCCTCTTATACAAGCTCGGGCCATCATCAATGCGCAAAACCCGATTCAACTCAACGAACTTTCCGAACCGGAACCAGACTTCCTACTGCTGCGTCCGGAGCCGAATTTTTACACCACCCGCCACCCGTCCGCTGCTGACGTTTTGTTGCTGGTCGAGGTCTCGGACAGTACACTACGCTTCGATCGTACGCAAAAACTGCGCCTCTACGCCAACCACAACATCCCGGAGTACTGGATCGTCAATCTGATCGACAACTGCCTGGAAGTCTGCCGGCAGCCGCAAGACGGCGATTACCTGCAAAAAATCGTACTCGGCAAATCGGACAGCCTGAATTTAGTCGCGCTGCCGGAGGTTCGCATCGAGGTTGCGGCTATTTTATAA
- a CDS encoding cysteine desulfurase, with product MINYPIEQIRADFPILGETVRNKPLVYLDNAASCQKPQAVIDSIVHTYSHEYANIHRGVHTLSVKATDRFEAAREKVRGFINAGNAKEIIFVRGATEAINLIAQSYGKSQLCAGDEIVISAMEHHANIVPWQMLCQQIGSVLKVAPMNQKGELIFEEFENLLGEKTKLVAIAHMSNALGTINPVEKIIAAAHAKNIPVLLDGAQAIPHMPVDVQALDCDFYVFSGHKLYGPSGTGVLYGKQALLEAMPPYQGGGDMIRTVTFEKTTYAGLPHKFEAGTPAIAEIIGLGAAIDYVTAIGMDAIAAYEAELLAYATEHAEQIKGMNIVGQAAEKGGILSFTLDHIHPHDIGTMLDSVGVAVRAGHHCAMPVMDFYGVPATARASFAMYNTREEIDILMQGIKSLIEVFG from the coding sequence ATGATTAACTACCCCATCGAACAAATTCGCGCCGATTTTCCAATTCTCGGCGAAACGGTCCGCAATAAACCGCTGGTTTATCTGGACAACGCCGCTAGTTGCCAAAAGCCGCAAGCGGTCATCGACAGCATCGTGCATACCTACAGCCATGAATACGCCAATATCCACCGGGGTGTACATACTTTAAGCGTCAAGGCTACCGACCGTTTCGAAGCGGCGCGGGAAAAAGTCCGGGGCTTCATTAATGCCGGTAACGCCAAGGAGATTATCTTTGTGCGGGGGGCGACCGAGGCGATCAATCTGATTGCGCAAAGTTACGGTAAATCCCAACTATGCGCTGGCGACGAAATTGTGATTAGCGCCATGGAGCATCACGCCAATATCGTGCCTTGGCAGATGTTGTGTCAGCAAATCGGCAGCGTGTTGAAAGTGGCACCGATGAACCAAAAGGGCGAGCTGATTTTCGAGGAATTCGAAAACTTGCTGGGCGAGAAAACCAAGCTTGTCGCCATTGCGCATATGTCCAACGCCTTGGGCACCATCAATCCGGTGGAAAAAATCATCGCCGCCGCGCATGCCAAAAATATCCCGGTATTACTGGACGGCGCGCAAGCCATACCGCATATGCCGGTCGATGTGCAGGCCCTGGATTGCGATTTTTATGTGTTCTCCGGGCACAAGTTGTACGGGCCTTCCGGCACCGGCGTGTTGTACGGCAAGCAGGCTTTGCTGGAAGCCATGCCGCCGTATCAAGGCGGTGGCGACATGATCCGTACCGTAACCTTCGAAAAAACCACCTATGCCGGCCTACCGCACAAATTCGAAGCCGGCACCCCGGCGATTGCCGAAATCATCGGTCTGGGCGCGGCCATCGATTATGTGACCGCAATCGGTATGGATGCCATCGCTGCTTACGAAGCCGAATTGTTAGCCTATGCCACCGAACATGCCGAGCAAATCAAAGGTATGAACATTGTCGGGCAGGCAGCAGAGAAAGGCGGTATTTTGTCGTTTACTCTGGATCACATTCATCCGCACGATATCGGCACCATGCTGGACAGCGTGGGTGTCGCCGTCAGGGCCGGGCATCATTGCGCGATGCCGGTGATGGATTTTTACGGGGTACCGGCTACAGCGCGGGCTTCGTTTGCCATGTACAATACCCGCGAAGAAATTGATATTTTGATGCAAGGCATCAAATCCTTAATAGAGGTGTTTGGCTAA
- the sufU gene encoding Fe-S cluster assembly sulfur transfer protein SufU produces the protein MFEDLRDLYQEVIFDHNRNPRNFRVMENANRRVDGFNPLCGDKLTLFLKIDDHVISDASFQGSGCAISTASVSLMTEIVKGKTEEEAETLFKQFHEMTTGKSEEVNLEAVGKLAVLAGVREYPARVKCATLAWHTLDAALKNQQEAVSTE, from the coding sequence ATGTTTGAAGATTTACGCGATCTATACCAAGAGGTCATATTCGACCACAACCGTAATCCCCGCAATTTTCGGGTGATGGAGAACGCCAATCGCCGAGTGGATGGTTTTAATCCGTTGTGCGGCGACAAGCTGACCTTGTTCTTGAAAATCGACGACCACGTGATCAGCGATGCCAGCTTTCAAGGCTCGGGTTGCGCAATTTCTACGGCGTCGGTTTCCTTGATGACCGAAATCGTCAAAGGCAAAACCGAGGAAGAAGCCGAGACATTGTTCAAGCAATTTCACGAAATGACCACCGGTAAGTCGGAAGAAGTGAATCTGGAAGCCGTGGGAAAACTGGCCGTATTGGCTGGTGTGCGCGAATATCCCGCCCGGGTGAAATGCGCCACATTGGCTTGGCATACCTTGGATGCGGCTTTAAAAAATCAGCAAGAAGCGGTTTCTACAGAGTAA